One genomic window of Vibrio mangrovi includes the following:
- a CDS encoding LysE family translocator, whose protein sequence is MTTLTLALLGLLIVISPGADFALVLKNSLVYGRRAGIHTALGIGLAIGVHISYSLLGISYLISQSQWLFTVIRYAGAAYLIYLGIKGLCEKTPEPKSTPHLQAAVVTQPRTFMQGFFCNALNPKTMLFFLSIFSQILGTNDPHHQEALLYGFYLMALHGIWFCLLALFVTTEKLQQILRAITRPVQHMCSLGLISFGALLALRS, encoded by the coding sequence ATGACAACACTGACATTGGCTTTACTCGGATTATTAATCGTCATCAGCCCCGGAGCTGACTTCGCTCTGGTGCTGAAAAACAGTCTGGTCTACGGTCGCCGGGCCGGTATTCATACGGCTTTGGGAATCGGTCTGGCGATTGGCGTTCATATCAGCTATTCACTGCTTGGGATCAGTTACCTGATTTCACAGAGTCAGTGGTTATTCACAGTCATCCGTTATGCCGGTGCTGCCTATTTGATCTATCTGGGAATCAAAGGACTATGCGAAAAAACTCCAGAGCCAAAATCCACGCCCCATCTTCAGGCGGCAGTGGTCACTCAACCCCGGACATTTATGCAGGGCTTTTTCTGTAATGCGCTGAATCCTAAAACAATGCTGTTTTTCCTGAGTATTTTCAGTCAGATCCTAGGCACCAATGACCCACATCATCAGGAAGCACTTCTCTATGGTTTCTATCTCATGGCGTTACACGGAATATGGTTCTGCCTGCTGGCACTGTTTGTCACCACAGAAAAACTGCAACAGATACTCCGGGCGATTACCCGGCCAGTTCAGCATATGTGCAGCCTCGGACTCATCAGCTTCGGAGCATTGCTGGCGCTACGTAGCTAA
- a CDS encoding inositol polyphosphate kinase family protein, protein MSISTVNHAKPTGIRPEDVTRNNKQHSIEDIAWQKIRHSFCSTEKKAAVACLHDIMYNTENISVNGKLIAFERLQRMAGEGHKSRFQSEISATKDPHKHQLTLRLDDMVILSGEYKKHGEPSFKIAAGHKLDFSYDQGALYKIVSDTELKGYNVIPEGKEYHSSGLSKAETIPEGLRTPKPGETVIRMNPVGAGIKHTENVGYYDFKLGRKSAVSQELKANHGLSTFKSKLKELRHEILLDERSASHSHHYRLEGSKANQVTDKHLNRNSTVNAFRNMLLNVPEKHQDAFFHQLTTQLNERLDFMRANDQVTFVGSSLLIAAPEYPKTEYPDMQMDAPEVKFIDFAHPIRQGDKKFTQQRASVIHGIENMIRDLETAFRQ, encoded by the coding sequence ATGAGTATTTCAACAGTCAACCATGCAAAGCCGACTGGTATACGGCCAGAAGATGTTACCCGGAATAATAAACAGCACTCCATTGAAGACATTGCCTGGCAAAAAATCAGACACAGCTTTTGCAGTACTGAAAAGAAAGCAGCAGTAGCATGTCTGCATGACATCATGTACAACACGGAGAACATAAGTGTAAACGGCAAGCTCATTGCATTTGAACGATTGCAGAGAATGGCGGGAGAAGGGCATAAGTCCAGATTTCAGTCTGAGATTTCCGCAACAAAAGACCCACATAAACACCAGCTGACGCTCAGGTTAGATGACATGGTGATTCTCTCAGGTGAATACAAAAAACACGGAGAACCCAGTTTTAAGATTGCAGCCGGACATAAACTGGATTTCAGCTATGATCAGGGGGCTTTGTATAAGATTGTGTCTGATACCGAACTCAAAGGATATAATGTCATACCTGAAGGTAAAGAGTATCATTCGTCAGGATTGTCAAAGGCAGAGACAATCCCGGAAGGCCTGAGAACACCAAAGCCCGGAGAAACAGTCATCCGGATGAATCCTGTCGGAGCCGGGATTAAGCATACCGAGAATGTTGGCTATTATGATTTTAAGCTCGGCAGAAAAAGTGCTGTCAGTCAGGAGTTGAAAGCCAATCACGGCCTATCGACCTTCAAATCCAAACTCAAAGAACTGCGCCATGAAATCCTGCTTGATGAACGCTCTGCATCACACTCCCACCACTATCGGCTCGAAGGCAGTAAAGCGAATCAAGTAACAGATAAACACCTGAATCGTAATTCAACCGTCAATGCGTTCAGAAATATGCTGCTGAATGTCCCGGAGAAACACCAAGATGCATTCTTCCATCAGTTAACCACTCAACTGAATGAGCGCCTTGATTTTATGCGAGCCAACGATCAGGTGACATTTGTCGGTTCAAGCCTGCTTATCGCTGCACCGGAATACCCCAAAACTGAATATCCGGACATGCAGATGGATGCGCCGGAAGTCAAATTCATCGATTTTGCACATCCGATCAGACAGGGCGATAAAAAATTCACTCAACAGAGAGCATCCGTTATTCATGGAATCGAAAATATGATCCGGGATTTGGAAACAGCTTTCAGACAATAA
- a CDS encoding 5-methyltetrahydropteroyltriglutamate--homocysteine S-methyltransferase, with amino-acid sequence MSTHFPPFRADVVGSYLRPDYLHEARRQFAAGQLTQLQLTEVEDKAISELVARQKAAGLQVITDGEFRRSWWHLDFMWGLNGVEKSEIEQGYLFAQVETRPESVRLTGKISGENHPFLEHFKFLLQFAEEGIVPRLTVPAPAQFLKELQRPCNLEQTQAIYPDEAELLNDIVLAYQTFIQELYAVGCRNLQIDDCTWGMLTDPKIAAAAAEAATPGEVSCGCGDSHDFDHVQSIASLTEKLLQVNNRALENAPVDLVLTTHVCRGNYRSTWAASGGYAPIADVLFARENVSAFYLEFDTDRSGDFSPLAKVPQGKQVVLGLVSSKTGKLENTAEVIARIHEAAQYVPLENLCLSTQCGFASTEEGNELTDEQQWQKIAFVREVAQQVWG; translated from the coding sequence ATGTCTACCCATTTTCCCCCATTTCGTGCCGATGTGGTCGGTAGTTATCTCCGCCCAGATTATCTTCATGAAGCTCGCCGGCAGTTTGCTGCCGGCCAGTTAACCCAATTGCAACTGACAGAAGTAGAAGACAAAGCCATTTCTGAGCTGGTTGCCAGACAGAAAGCCGCCGGATTACAGGTGATTACCGATGGTGAATTTCGCCGGAGCTGGTGGCATCTGGATTTTATGTGGGGTCTGAATGGCGTAGAGAAATCTGAGATTGAGCAGGGTTATCTCTTTGCTCAGGTCGAAACCCGTCCGGAAAGTGTCCGGCTGACCGGAAAGATCAGTGGTGAAAATCATCCTTTTCTTGAGCATTTCAAATTTCTGCTGCAATTTGCAGAAGAAGGAATCGTGCCTCGCCTGACAGTTCCGGCTCCGGCGCAGTTTTTGAAAGAATTACAGCGTCCGTGTAATCTGGAACAGACACAAGCGATTTATCCGGATGAAGCAGAGTTACTGAATGACATTGTTCTGGCTTATCAGACTTTCATTCAGGAGTTGTATGCTGTGGGCTGTCGCAATTTACAGATTGATGACTGTACCTGGGGCATGTTAACCGATCCTAAAATTGCAGCTGCGGCGGCAGAAGCGGCGACGCCCGGAGAAGTCTCTTGCGGGTGTGGGGATTCCCATGATTTTGACCATGTTCAGAGTATTGCGTCACTGACCGAGAAGCTATTACAGGTCAACAACCGGGCTCTGGAAAATGCACCGGTAGATCTGGTGTTGACGACACATGTCTGTCGGGGGAACTACCGTTCGACCTGGGCTGCATCCGGTGGTTATGCACCAATTGCTGATGTGCTGTTTGCCAGAGAGAATGTCTCTGCATTTTATCTGGAGTTTGATACCGACCGCTCCGGTGATTTTTCACCTTTGGCAAAAGTGCCTCAGGGTAAGCAGGTTGTCTTAGGGCTGGTTTCTTCCAAAACCGGCAAGCTGGAAAATACAGCGGAAGTCATTGCCCGAATTCATGAAGCAGCACAGTATGTGCCTCTGGAAAATCTTTGCCTGAGCACTCAGTGCGGATTTGCTTCGACGGAGGAAGGTAATGAACTGACTGACGAACAGCAGTGGCAAAAAATTGCTTTCGTACGGGAGGTCGCTCAGCAAGTCTGGGGATAA
- a CDS encoding glycoside hydrolase family 5 protein produces MKLIKILIATLGFIYALSAQAGFYIANGVLYEGNGHAFKMRGINHAHTWFTYQLDHALDGIAATGANTVRVVLSNGHRWNKNNADDVANVIQQAKKRHLIAVLEVHDTTGFGEEGSAASLDSAAGYWIEMKDKLVGQEDYVIINLGNEPIGNNVDSSVWINGTMNAIKRLRDAGFTHTLMVDAPNWGQDWKQIMLNNAQFVFNADPLRNTIFSVHMYQVYGDYNAVNNYITSFLNKGLALLVGEFGAGHQGSEVAEDAIMERAETLNLGYIGWSWSGNSSENAELDIVNNWDNNSFSPWGNTLVNGVNGIRATSTPATIFTCGYQCN; encoded by the coding sequence ATGAAATTGATAAAAATATTGATAGCAACGTTAGGCTTTATTTATGCATTGTCTGCCCAGGCTGGGTTTTATATTGCTAATGGCGTCTTATATGAGGGCAATGGTCATGCCTTTAAGATGCGTGGGATAAACCACGCTCACACCTGGTTTACCTATCAGTTAGATCATGCTTTAGATGGTATTGCTGCGACCGGTGCGAATACCGTTCGGGTTGTGTTAAGTAATGGACACCGCTGGAATAAGAACAACGCTGATGATGTTGCGAATGTTATTCAGCAGGCTAAGAAAAGACATTTAATTGCTGTTCTGGAAGTGCATGATACAACCGGGTTTGGTGAGGAAGGCAGCGCTGCAAGTTTAGATTCTGCTGCGGGTTACTGGATTGAAATGAAGGACAAATTAGTCGGGCAGGAAGATTACGTCATCATTAATCTGGGGAATGAGCCGATTGGTAATAATGTTGATAGTAGTGTGTGGATTAACGGCACTATGAATGCGATCAAACGGTTAAGAGATGCAGGGTTTACTCATACGTTGATGGTTGATGCTCCGAACTGGGGGCAGGACTGGAAACAGATTATGCTGAATAATGCCCAGTTTGTATTTAATGCAGACCCACTACGCAATACGATTTTCAGTGTTCATATGTATCAGGTTTATGGCGATTATAATGCAGTGAACAATTATATAACGTCATTCCTGAACAAGGGCTTAGCACTTTTAGTCGGGGAATTTGGTGCAGGACATCAGGGATCAGAAGTCGCTGAAGATGCGATTATGGAACGGGCAGAGACGTTGAATCTGGGATATATCGGCTGGTCATGGTCAGGTAACAGTTCGGAGAACGCAGAGTTAGATATTGTGAATAACTGGGATAACAACTCATTCAGTCCGTGGGGGAATACCTTGGTTAACGGTGTGAATGGTATCAGAGCGACCTCAACACCGGCAACAATCTTTACTTGTGGGTATCAGTGTAATTAA
- a CDS encoding CARDB domain-containing protein, producing MKLEKIIVGLITTTALCSQAAFASIYPGNVNIVNTELKYPAQKTLEVDYHMFGSEIFNNGNTVNFGLTQDGGDSFINIGRDFADISCGSGGLGGTMRCVPSSSTQTYSVNLDSVLSEQNKTVLANSCAPYEFQVKASYSISSALSMNTVKIGGQGAPDWLVSSGSFSPNQVAAGDKVVINAVVSSANCSQKSGTAPTLAVFLANADKQLIYFYGETPIRLPNGSSHTITVPMLSGLTAGTYYLVLAVDRTNVVAETNENNNIAMGKITVIDSSATEQGIAAKSNVQSANSSGLMTYLTRTDEDNQNFVDPQLPVTPGMKMLKSSELKDNDVINPNKLQTQSPSDKKE from the coding sequence ATGAAATTAGAAAAGATAATCGTTGGACTTATTACAACAACAGCTCTTTGCAGCCAAGCGGCCTTCGCCTCGATTTATCCGGGTAATGTCAATATCGTCAATACGGAGCTCAAATATCCGGCTCAGAAAACACTCGAGGTGGACTACCACATGTTCGGCTCTGAGATTTTTAATAATGGCAACACTGTGAATTTTGGGCTCACGCAAGATGGCGGAGACTCATTCATTAATATCGGCCGTGATTTTGCTGATATTTCATGTGGAAGCGGAGGTTTAGGCGGAACCATGCGATGTGTCCCAAGTAGCTCAACACAAACATACAGCGTCAATCTGGATTCCGTGTTAAGTGAACAAAATAAAACCGTACTGGCAAATTCATGTGCCCCCTATGAATTTCAGGTGAAAGCTAGTTACAGTATTTCGAGTGCACTGAGTATGAATACCGTCAAGATCGGGGGGCAAGGAGCACCGGACTGGCTGGTTTCTTCCGGTAGTTTTTCGCCAAACCAGGTCGCCGCAGGCGATAAAGTTGTCATTAATGCGGTGGTATCATCAGCCAACTGCTCGCAAAAAAGCGGTACAGCTCCAACACTAGCTGTATTTTTAGCGAATGCAGATAAGCAACTTATCTATTTCTATGGCGAAACACCCATTAGACTCCCCAACGGTTCAAGCCACACGATCACTGTCCCGATGCTTTCAGGCCTGACGGCGGGTACTTATTATTTAGTGTTGGCGGTCGACAGAACTAATGTTGTTGCTGAAACCAATGAAAATAACAATATCGCGATGGGTAAAATTACTGTGATTGACAGCTCAGCCACAGAACAAGGCATTGCGGCTAAATCAAATGTACAGTCAGCCAACAGCAGTGGCTTAATGACTTACCTGACCAGAACCGACGAAGATAACCAAAACTTCGTTGACCCACAATTACCGGTCACACCAGGGATGAAAATGCTCAAATCAAGTGAGCTTAAAGACAACGATGTGATTAACCCGAATAAACTTCAGACTCAATCTCCGTCAGATAAGAAAGAATAA
- a CDS encoding tlde1 domain-containing protein, with protein sequence MAWVYHLRSHYLSRNGLKISEAYSGNGIGKNNPEMQNVKSKGPIPRGRYTIVGTPFKHPHTGIYTLRLRPDDGNQMFGRSGFMIHGDSQAHPGQASEGCIVAPFWARQRIWLSNERQIEVVE encoded by the coding sequence ATGGCTTGGGTCTATCATCTGCGTTCACATTATCTCAGTAGAAATGGACTGAAAATATCGGAAGCATACTCCGGAAATGGAATCGGGAAAAACAACCCTGAAATGCAGAATGTAAAAAGTAAAGGTCCGATTCCGAGAGGTAGGTATACTATTGTCGGTACACCTTTTAAACATCCTCATACAGGAATATATACTTTAAGATTACGACCTGATGATGGTAATCAAATGTTTGGGCGTAGCGGATTCATGATTCATGGAGACAGTCAAGCTCACCCCGGTCAGGCATCAGAAGGTTGTATTGTTGCTCCTTTTTGGGCTCGCCAGCGTATTTGGTTAAGTAATGAAAGACAAATTGAGGTCGTAGAATAA